One genomic region from Rosa rugosa chromosome 1, drRosRugo1.1, whole genome shotgun sequence encodes:
- the LOC133726213 gene encoding uncharacterized protein LOC133726213, whose protein sequence is MGNTLRGGGTEEKTSDISSIADDYYEAKIKDKEPNESGFYRAICEIVEKINHQHNNTQINVPTEQKLRDAFKANHKEGTGKLTKDEFGRCVQQVIREAGISGYGAKDSLIYIFGVPITALLIKRSVMPRAVSDDLFIPGVTSATALVLAKLNKI, encoded by the exons ATGGGCAATACCCTTAGGGGCgggg GTACCGAGGAGAAGACTAGTGATATTAGTAGCATAGCAGACGACTACTACGAGGCCAAAATCAAAGACAAAGAACCAAACGAGAGTGGGTTCTACAGAGCTATATGCGAAATCGTCGA AAAAATAAACCATCAACATAATAACACACAAATTAACGTGCCAACGGAGCAGAAACTCAGGGACGCATTTAAG GCAAACCACAAAGAAGGGACAGGAAAATTGACAAAGGACGAGTTCGGAAGATGTGTGCAACAAGTGATAAGGGAAGCAGGGATCAGTGGTTATGGAGCCAAGGACTCTCTTATTTACATCTTCGGGGTTCCCATAACTGCACTCTTAATCAAGCGATCAGTAATGCCTCGTGCAGTTTCGGATGACTTATTCATTCCAGGAGTCACTTCCGCAACTGCCTTGGTGCTCGCCAAACTTAACAAGATTTAA
- the LOC133726214 gene encoding protein NSP-INTERACTING KINASE 1-like, whose translation MGMGMGGAKAVLCFVAFVWYWTCGNGLLSPKGVNFEVQALMGIKEALEDPHGVLGNWDYDAVDPCSWTMVTCSSENLVVGLGVPSQNLSGTLSPSVGNLTNLQIVLLQNNNITGPIPQEIGKLSKLKTLDVSSNFLTGGIPSSLGHLKSLQYLRLNNNSLTGVFPMSLANMTNLAFLDLSYNNLSGPVPRFAAKTFNIVGNPLICATGSEADCNGMELMPMSMNLNNTQAALPDKPKSRKMALAFGLSLGCLCLIVLGFGVVIWWRQRRYKQAFFDVKDKHHEEISLGNLKRFHFRELQIATNNFSSKYLLGKGGFGHVYKGTLCDGTVVAVKRLKDGSALGGEIQFQTEVEMISLAVHRNLLRLYGFCITPTERLLVYPYMSNGSVASRLKGKPVLDWGTRKRIALGAARGLLYLHEQCDPKIIHRDVKAANVLLDDYCEAVVGDFDLAKLLDHQDSHVTTAVRGTIGHIAPEYLSTGQSSDKTDVFGFGILLLELITGQTALEFAKSTSQKGAILDWVKKLHQEKKLEMLVDKDLDTNYDRIELEEMIQVALLCTQYLPGHRPRMSEVVRMLEGDGLVERWEASQRAESTKSKAYFSSSDRYSDLTDDSSLLVQAMELSGPR comes from the exons atgggaatgggaatgggaGGAGCAAAAGCTGTTCTATGTTTTGTGGCATTTGTGTGGTATTGGACTTGTGGGAATGGATTGCTTTCCCCTAAAGGTGTAAACTTTGAAG TTCAAGCTTTGATGGGCATAAAGGAAGCTCTGGAGGATCCTCATGGTGTTCTAGGTAATTGGGATTATGATGCTGTTGATCCATGTAGCTGGACTATGGTCACTTGCTCTTCTGAAAACCTCGTTGTTGGCCT AGGAGTTCCTAGCCAGAATTTATCAGGCACTCTTTCTCCAAGCGTAGGCAACTTGACAAATCTTCAGATTGT TCTCTTACAGAACAACAACATAACAGGACCAATCCCTCAGGAAATTGGGAAGCTCTCAAAGCTCAAGACTCTTGATGTTTCCAGCAACTTCTTGACTGGGGGAATTCCTTCCTCTTTGGGTCACCTGAAAAGCCTCCAGTACTT GAGGCTCAACAATAACAGTCTCACCGGAGTATTTCCGATGTCGTTGGCTAACATGACCAACCTTGCCTTTCT GGACCTGTCCTACAATAATCTGAGTGGCCCTGTGCCTAGATTTGCTGCTAAAACATTCAA CATAGTTGGAAACCCGCTGATCTGTGCAACCGGGTCTGAAGCGGACTGCAATGGGATGGAATTGATGCCAATGTCCATGAACTTGAATAATACACAGG CCGCTCTTCCTGACAAACCTAAAAGTCGCAAAATGGCACTTGCTTTTGGTTTGAGCCTCGGATGCCTCTGCCTGATTGTTCTTGGATTTGGAGTAGTTATATGGTGGAGGCAAAGGCGCTACAAACAGGCATTCTTTGATGTTAAAG ACAAGCATCATGAAGAAATTTCGCTTGGGAACTTGAAGAGATTTCATTTCAGAGAACTTCAGATTGCAACAAATAACTTCAGCAGCAAGTACCTACTAGGAAAGGGAGGCTTTGGACATGTTTACAAAGGAACTCTCTGCGATGGCACTGTCGTAGCAGTCAAGAGACTTAAAGATGGCAGTGCTCTTGGTGGAGAGATTCAATTCCAGACTGAAGTTGAAATGATCAGCCTAGCAGTTCATCGCAACCTTCTCCGGCTTTATGGGTTTTGCATCACTCCAACAGAAAGACTTCTAGTTTACCCATACATGTCCAATGGCAGTGTGGCTTCTCGTCTCAAAG GGAAACCAGTGTTGGATTGGGGCACTAGGAAACGGATTGCCTTGGGAGCTGCAAGAGGATTGTTATACCTTCATGAGCAGTGTGACCCGAAAATTATCCACAGGGATGTGAAGGCAGCAAATGTACTTCTTGATGACTACTGTGAAGCTGTGGTCGGAGATTTTGATTTGGCAAAGCTTTTGGATCACCAAGATTCACATGTCACCACCGCAGTGAGGGGTACCATAGGGCACATAGCTCCAGAGTATCTTTCCACAGGCCAGTCTTCTGATAAAACAGATGTCTTTGGATTCGGTATTCTTCTCCTTGAACTAATCACAGGCCAGACAGCTCTAGAATTTGCCAAGTCAACTAGCCAAAAAGGAGCCATACTTGATTGG GTTAAGAAGCTGCATCAGGAAAAGAAGCTTGAAATGCTAGTGGACAAGGATCTTGATACTAACTATGATCGCATTGAGCTTGAAGAAATGATTCAAGTTGCACTCTTGTGTACTCAGTACCTTCCTGGTCATAGACCCAGAATGTCTGAAGTGGTCAGAATGCTAGAAGGTGATGGACTTGTGGAAAGATGGGAAGCATCTCAAAGAGCTGAATCAACAAAGTCCAAAGCTTACTTTTCATCATCCGATCGATACTCGGATCTTACTGATGACTCTTCATTATTAGTGCAAGCAATGGAACTCTCAGGTCCAAGGTGA
- the LOC133726215 gene encoding F-box/FBD/LRR-repeat protein At1g13570-like — translation MEIDRISNLPWEVLDSILVLLPLKQVVQTSILSKSWRHKWTCLSQFVIDDKLIPNSIRNVVARWRFIMKILRQVQAHNSVCAIEKFKLSAYCSPDRSDLDQWIQYIAEKGLKELILKESALFNRCDFRLPCSLFSCPQLHHLELSTCAINPPLESHIGFKSLRTLQLNKVSITSCVLERLIPNCPLLERLTLLYLVHPIFLRIQNPNLKYLEIHSKFEDVCLASSPSLLSVDVSLRWWDDSRYYIKSNLSRVVGHLHAIERLSLHSSFLEFLGCESIPDRLPSHLHHLTVFQLKDLRLDCMAQVMMCLCILRSAPNLEKLFLLISHTYSTPVEEFLETQSQSSNLNLPGLKTVNITAVDGFESNSVLTKFIKDRSPNLEQMTVLLY, via the exons ATGGAGATAGATAGGATTAGCAATCTTCCTTGGGAAGTATTAGACAGTATCCTAGTTTTGCTGCCACTAAAACAAGTTGTGCAGACTAGCATCCTATCGAAAAGTTGGAGACACAAATGGACGTGCCTCTCACAGTTTGTTATTGATGACAAACTCATCCCCAATTCCATAAGAAACGTAGTGGCAAGATGGAGGTTTATCATGAAAATTCTTCGTCAAGTTCAAGCACATAACTCTGTCTGTGCGATAGAGAAGTTTAAGCTCTCTGCTTATTGCTCCCCAGACAGGTCTGATTTAGACCAGTGGATTCAATATATAGCTGAGAAAGGTCTCAAGGAGCTGATCCTGAAAGAGTCTGCTTTATTCAACCGCTGTGATTTCAGGCTGCCTTGTTCACTATTCTCTTGTCCACAACTGCATCATTTGGAGCTCTCCACTTGTGCGATCAATCCACCTCTGGAAAGTCACATTGGATTCAAGTCTCTCAGAACTCTCCAGCTCAATAAAGTCAGCATAACCTCATGCGTGCTAGAACGGTTAATTCCCAACTGCCCTCTTCTTGAAAGACTGACATTGTTGTATCTTGTTCATCCTATCTTTCTGAGAATCCAAAACCCGAACCTCAAGTATCTGGAGATCCATTCGAAATTTGAAGATGTATGTCTCGCAAGTAGTCCTTCTCTGCTTAGTGTTGATGTTTCCTTGAGGTGGTGGGACGATAGCCGATACTATATAAAATCCAATTTATCTAGGGTTGTTGGTCACTTACATGCTATTGAGAGACTGAGCCTACATAGTAGCTTCCTAGAG TTTCTGGGTTGTGAAAGTATACCAGACAGACTTCCTagtcatcttcatcatctgaCAGTTTTTCAACTCAAGGATTTAAGGTTAGACTGCATGGCACAAGTGATGATGTGCCTCTGCATTCTTAGAAGTGCTCCAAACTTGGAGAAACTATTCCTTTTG ATTTCTCATACTTACTCCACACCTGTTGAGGAATTTTTAGAAACACAATCTCAGTCATCTAATCTGAACCTTCCCGGACTCAAAACAGTGAACATAACAGCTGTTGATGGATTTGAATCTAATTCCGTACTTACAAAGTTTATAAAGGATCGGTCCCCCAATCTAGAACAAATGACTGTTCTACTTTATTGA